The following proteins come from a genomic window of Ammospiza nelsoni isolate bAmmNel1 chromosome 6, bAmmNel1.pri, whole genome shotgun sequence:
- the LOC132074715 gene encoding mas-related G-protein coupled receptor member H-like yields the protein MEVTTVSPSPASPTEGDDLCETDVTSVAMHSVALLISLCGLAGNGAVIGLLKRKSRNTGIFVFTVIDFLYLLFAVLSALLLLVEDVSCSPILPLLYLNFLFATSAMSYYWGLFWLIFNSTMLYMRTICWLCCRRELPERPRPVLISVQESAFTLLYFVMLMVAFSCTENCQANSISLYTIVLLLFVAPVVISGTIDFIKAKWGSQQQQPKRRDIVTVLVALFILFLSLWNFLQQLGYITVPSQAVFLLACIHSTIKPFIYFLVGRCWRPCSMGSLRLSLQRVFEEPRENTAHSHDPAMDTGI from the coding sequence CAGTGTGGCACTGCTCATCAGCCTctgtgggctggctgggaaCGGGGCTGTCATCGGCCTCCTCAAACGGAAAAGCAGGAACACTGGCATCTTTGTCTTCACTGTCATTGACTTCCTCTACCTCCTCTTTGCAGTCCTCTCcgccctcctgctgctggtggaggaTGTGTCCTGCTCTCCTATTCTGCCCCTGCTGTACCTGAATTTCCTTTTCGCTACATCAGCGATGTCTTACTACTGGGGGCTGTTTTGGCTGATATTCAACAGCACTATGCTGTATATGCGCACgatctgctggctctgctgccgCAGGGAGCTTCCCGAACGCCCGAGGCCAGTGCTCATCAGTGTCCAGGAGTCGGCCTTCACTCTTCTCTATTTTGTCATGTTGATGGTGGCATTCTCATGCACGGAGAACTGTCAGGCAAATTCCATCTCCTTGTACACCATCGTGCTGCTCCTCTTTGTTGCACCTGTGGTCATTTCTGGCACAATTGATTTCATTAAGGCCAAGtggggctcccagcagcagcaacccAAGAGGCGTGACATCGTTACTGTTCTCGTGGCGCTCTTCATTCTCTTCCTCAGCCTCTGgaatttcctgcagcagctcggTTACATCACTGTGCCCTCTCAGGCTGTTTTCCTGCTCGCCTGCATCCACAGCACCATCAAACCCTTCATCTACTTCTTggtggggaggtgctggaggcccTGCTCCATGGGGTCCCTCCGGCTCTCCCTCCAGAGGGTCTTTGAGGAGCCGAGAGAAAACACTGCCCACAGCCATGATCCTGCCATGGACACGGGGATCTGA
- the LOC132075031 gene encoding mas-related G-protein coupled receptor member H-like has protein sequence MEVTTVSPSPASPTEGDDLCATDVTTVAIHSVTLLICLCGLAGNGAVLWLLRLKTCNLGIFDLAFTDFLFLFFAVPSALLFLVEDVSCPPILPLMYLDILFQLSVVSTYRVLWMMQNTFMWYKLCWLCCCWKPSLRLVWLVLIFQFCAFFALFVVIPTVTFLCPSHEQQHCRAALISMYTLILLLVVAPVFISSTVSFINARQSSQQRYAIIIFLIVLLNLILNLCDFLQQLGYITVSSQVVFLLTCIHSSIKPFIYFLVGRCWRPCSMDPLQLSLQRVFEEAEQRL, from the coding sequence ATGGAGGTGACCACCGTGTCCCCATCTCCTGCCTCACCCACTGAAGGAGATGATCTGTGTGCAACAGATGTCACCACCGTGGCCATACACAGTGTGACACTGCTCATCTGCCTCTGTGGGCTGGCCGGGaatggggctgtgctctggctcCTCAGACTGAAAACCTGCAACCTTGGCATCTTTGACCTGGCTTTCACTgacttcctcttcctcttctttgcGGTCCCCTCTGCGCTCCTCTTCCTGGTGGAGGATGTGTCCTGCCCTCCTATCCTGCCCTTGATGTACCTGGACATCCTTTTCCAGCTCTCAGTGGTCTCCACCTACAGGGTGCTCTGGATGATGCAGAACACCTTTATGTGGTAcaagctctgctggctctgctgctgctggaagcctTCTCTGCGCCTGGTGTGGCTGGTGCTTATTTTCCAATTCTGTGCCTTCTTCGCTCTGTTTGTTGTCATTCCCACAGTGACATTCCTGTGCCCATCacatgagcagcagcactgccggGCAGCTCTCATCTCCATGTACACCCTCATCCTTCTCCTCGTCGTTGCACCCGTGTTCATTTCCAGCACAGTCAGCTTCATTAACGCcaggcagagctcccagcagaggtaCGCCATCATTATCTTCCTCATTGTGCTCCTCAATCTCATCCTCAACCTGTGCgatttcctgcagcagctcggTTACATCACTGTGTCCTCACAAGTTGTTTTCCTGCTCACCTGCATCCACAGCAGCATCAAACCCTTCATCTATTTCTTggtggggaggtgctggaggcccTGCTCCATGGACCCCCTCCAGCTCTCCCTTCAGAGGGTCTTTGAGGAGGCAGAACAGCGTCTTtga
- the LOC132074194 gene encoding LOW QUALITY PROTEIN: mas-related G-protein coupled receptor member H-like (The sequence of the model RefSeq protein was modified relative to this genomic sequence to represent the inferred CDS: substituted 1 base at 1 genomic stop codon), giving the protein MEVTTVSPSPASPTEGDDLCETDVNTVAIHSVTLLICLCGLAGHGAVIGLLSLKSRNTGIFQMAVMNFFYLLFALPSALLLLVEDVSCSPILPLLYLNFLFQLSVVSYYCETFWLMDGSNVVPIDNLWKLFCRXDLPKRLRWVVDDCQYWSFFALFAVIPTVTFLCPSHEQEHCCVPLVSMYTITLLLVVAPMLVSSTVDFINAKWGSQEQQLERRNIVIVMIVLLTLLLSLCNFLQQLSYIALSSEVAFLLTCISSSIKPVIYFLLGRCTRPCSVGFLQLALQRVFEEQKKKNCT; this is encoded by the coding sequence ATGGAGGTGACCACTGTGTCcccctctcctgcctcacccACTGAAGGAGATGATCTGTGTGAGACAGATGTCAACACAGTGGCCATACACAGTGTGACACTGCTCATCTGCCTctgtgggctggctgggcacGGGGCTGTCATCGGCCTCCTCAGCCTGAAAAGCAGGAACACTGGCATCTTTCAAATGGCTGTCATGAACTTCTTCTACCTCCTCTTTGCGctcccctctgccctcctcctcctggtggAGGATGTGTCCTGCTCTCCTATCCTGCCCCTGCTATAcctgaatttccttttccagctctcaGTGGTCTCCTACTACTGCGAGACATTCTGGCTGATGGACGGCAGCAATGTGGTGCCTATAGACAATCTCTGGAAGCTCTTCTGCCGCTAGGACCTTCCCAAGCGCCTGAGGTGGGTGGTGGATGACTGCCAATATTGGTCCTTCTTTGCTCTCTTTGCTGTCATTCCCACAGTGACATTCCTGTGCCCTTCACATgagcaggagcactgctgtgttCCTCTCGTCTCCATGTACACCATCACCCTGCTCCTCGTTGTTGCACCCATGCTCGTTTCCAGCACAGTGGATTTCATTAATGCCAAGTGGggctcccaggagcagcaacTCGAGAGGCGCAACATCGTTATCGTCATGATTGTGCTCCTCACTCTCCTTCTCAGCCTCTGcaatttcctgcagcagctcagttaCATTGCACTGTCCTCAGAGGTTGCTTTTCTGCTCACctgcatcagcagcagcatcaaacCCGTCATCTACTTCTTGTTGGGGAGGTGCACAAGACCCTGCTCTGTGGGGTTCCTCCAGCTCGCCCTCCAGAGGGTCTttgaggagcagaaaaaaaaaaactgcacgTAG
- the LOC132074458 gene encoding mas-related G-protein coupled receptor member H-like — protein MEVTTVSPSAASPTEGDDLCETDVTSVAIHSVALLICLCGLAGNGAVIGLLSLRSRNASIFEMALVDFLFLLFAVPSALLILVEDVSCSPVMPLMYMNFVFQLSVFSSYWALYRLSAGSSARYMRNFFELCCCCDPPLRLLWVLTLIRYWAFFAVFTIMPSVTFLCPSHQQEHCRAALISVYIIILLLYAAPLLVSNAVDFIKAKWGSQQQQPERRDIIIFVIVLLALIISLWNFLQELGYMVVPSQVVFLLACINSSIKPFIYFLVGRCWRPCSMDSLQLSLQRVFEGQEIKTARKNDATRDTGV, from the coding sequence ATGGAGGTGACCACCGTGTCCCCATCTGCTGCCTCACCCACTGAAGGAGATGATCTGTGTGAGACAGATGTCACCAGCGTGGCCATACACAGTGTGGCACTGCTCATCTGCCTCTGTGGGCTGGCTGGCAATGGGGCTGTCATCGGCCTCCTCAGCCTGAGAAGCAGGAACGCTAGCATCTTTGAAATGGCTCTTGTCgacttcctcttcctcctctttgcGGTCCCCTCTGCCCTCCTCATCCTGGTGGAGGATGTGTCCTGCTCTCCTGTCATGCCCTTGATGTACATGAACTTTGTTTTCCAGCTCTCAGTTTTCTCCTCCTACTGGGCACTGTACCGGCTGTCAGCCGGCAGCAGTGCGCGATATATGCGGAACTTCtttgagctctgctgctgctgtgaccctCCTCTGCGCCTGTTGTGGGTGCTGACCCTTATCAGATACTGGGCCTTCTTTGCTGTCTTCACTATCATGCCCTCGGTGACATTCCTGTGCCCATCACACCAGCAGGAGCACTGCCGGGCAGCTCTCATCTCTGTGTACATCATCATCCTGCTCCTCTATGCTGCACCTCTGCTCGTTTCCAACGCTGTTGATTTCATTAAGGCCAAGtggggctcccagcagcagcagcccgaGAGGCGCGACATCATTATCTTCGTCATTGTGCTCTTGGCTCTCATCATCAGCCTCTGGaatttcctgcaggagctcggTTACATGGTTGTGCCCTCCCAGGTTGTTTTCCTGCTCGCCTGCATCAACAGCAGCATCAAACCTTTCATCTACTTCTTggtggggaggtgctggaggcccTGCTCCATGGACTCCCTCCAGCTCTCCCTCCAGAGGGTCTTTGAGGggcaggaaataaaaactgCACGCAAAAATGATGCCACCAGGGACACGGGGGTGTGA